The Metarhizium brunneum chromosome 5, complete sequence sequence TGGATATATCTGGCGAACCTGGGGAGAAGGGGCtgtcgactttgccgcctACAATTGCTTTATGAATGATGAACAAAGAAAGGCGGGCTTGCAAAAACCCGTGCCCATCAAGGGTCTCCCATCCTACCCGTGGGATCACAACCGGACCTTCTGGCACGAGTCTCGCCTCTCCCGGGCTTTCAGGACGGCAAAGGACCAGCCTAATGAGCTCCTTGGGCGTCAGATCCTCGACGGTTCCCCCGACCAACGCCGTTGGCGCAACGTCCTCAAGCGCGGCGAGATAGACTGGCTTGATGGCCACCAAGTCCAGGGGCAGACCGTCTTCCCGTGTGCCGGGTATGTGTCCGCATGTGTGGAAGCATCCATGAAGATTCGTAGCGACGCTTGCGTCCGATCCATTGAGCTGCGGAATTTCGTGCTTGGTCAGGCTGTGGTGTTTAACGATAATGACTCGGGGGTCGAGACGTTAATCGTACTAGACAGCATCACAGAGTCGGAGGAGCAAGGCTGCAGGGTAGCTTCGGCCAAGTTTTCGTTCTACTCGTCGTCCAACAGTGAAGTTCTGGACATGACTAGACACGCCAACTGTGACGTCAGTGTCACTTATGGCGACAGGGCTGCGCATCTTCTCccgcccaagtccaaggagGATGAAGAACATGCCATGCTGAACATCGAGGCTGACCGGTTTTATAAtgtcctcgagcagcttggATTTGGATATTCTGGCCCGTTCCGTGCGCTAACGAGACTGAAGCGAAAGCTGGGCAAGGCGATGGGGTATATTCAAAACACGGCAAATGTCCAGGCTTCTCAAATGGCCCTCCTCATCCACCCAGCGACGTTAGACGCCGGCATCCAGTCCATCATGCTGGCGTGCTGTTATCCAGGAGATAGCATGATGCGCTCCATATATCTCCCTACCAGCATCAGTCGACTCATCATTGACCCAGAGCACTGTCGAGCCTTTGCCGGTGAGGCGACAGAAGTTTTGTTCGATTCGACAGCGTCAATTGGCGATTCTGGGAGTCTTTCAGGGGACGTGAGCATCTATTCACCGGAGGGCTTTGCTCACAAGGCCATTCAACTCGAGGGGCTCCAGACGCAACCCCTGTTCCATCCCACTGAGTCGAATGATTTAAACATTTTCACTGAGCTTGTATGGGGTGTCGCCCAACCCGACAGTCAGGATATACTGGACAAGATAGACGTTCAGGAACTCGATGCGGAACTGTTGTTTTCCCTGGAGAGGGTGGCCTACTTTTACCTACAATCTTTGGACAAGGCCATTCCTCGCAGTGCCCGTAAGAATCTCGAATGGCACTACACTCGCCTTTTTGCGTATGTAGACCATGTCCTCTCCAAAGTGGATTGCGGCGCGAACCGCTTCGCCAAGAAGGAATGGCAGCTCGATACGCACGAGGTCATACTGGAAATCTTTGACAGATATCCTGACAACATTGACCTGAAGCTCATGCGTGCTGTGGGTGACAACATGCCCGCCGTCGTCCGCGGCGAGACTACCATGCTGGAGCACATGCTCCAGGACAACAAGCTCAACGACTTCTATGTAATCGCACATGGTATGCCTCGCTACACTGCATACTTGGCCGCTTTTACCAGCCAAATTGGCCATAGATACCCTCATATGCATGTCCTCGAGGTTGGGGCTGGCACGGGTGGCGCAACCAAGTCGTTTCTCGGAGCCCTGGGCGACAAGTTCTCGACCTACACCTTCACCGACATCTCTAGCGGCTTTTTTGAGAAGGCTAGGGATGAGTTTGCGTTGCACAGCTCCAAAATGAGCTTCAAGGTACTCGACATCGAGAAGGATATTGAAGGCCAAGGATTCACAGAGGGATCGTACgacgtcatcatcgcctccTTGGTCCTCCATGTTACGCGGAACTTGGACGAAACCCTTCGTAAtgtccgccgcctcctgaAGCCCGGTGGATACCTGCTACTCCTAGAGATTACAGAAAACGATCAGATGAGGTTTGGCCTGCTATTTGGTGGTCTCCAGGGCTGGTGGCTCGGCTACGACGACGGACGGGCCCTGTCTCCTTGCATTGGTTTGGAGGAGTGGTCGACAATTCTGAAGCGGACTGGCTTCTCGGGCATTTACACGGCAATGCCGCATGACGAAAACTTGCCTGTTCCTCTCTCTGTGATTGTGACCCAGGCGACGGATGACAGGGTCCAGCTCCTGAAGCAGCCTCTACAGCAGCAAGAAACGCCATCGAAGATAGTGCCGCAGTTGACAATCATCGGCGGCGCGGCACTGGCAACAGATCTCCGCCAAAGCCTTGGCCCGTGTTGTGGCAGCATCAAGCTTATGAAATCGCTGGATGTTCTGACTCCAGGTGATCTTCCTGTCGGAGGCACTGTACTCTGTCTTACTGACATAGAGGAGCCGGTATTCAAGTCCATGGACCAGGACAAGTTGCGTAGGTTCCAAGAAGTCTACAAGCAATCCACCAACGTCCTCTGGGTTACCCGGGGAGTTCGCTCAGGAGATCCATTCTCCAGGATGGTGGTCGGGTTCGGCAGGACCATTGTACTAGAAATGCCGCATCTGCGTTTACAATTTCTTGACCTCGACACTGCCGTTTCCCCGGACCCTACTGCTATCGCTGAGTCTTTGCTGTGCTTTCAGATGGCTGGGAGCTGGGAGAATGACGGGGTAATCTCAACTTTGACCCATTCCGTCGAACCCGAGTTGTACCTTGACAAGGGCGGCCGATTTTACATTCCCCGATTCAAGTTGAGCAAGAGCCGGAACAATCGGTACAGCTCGGGTCGTCGCGACATCACCAAGCAGATCGATATTCGACAACACATCGTCGAGCTTGTCCCGCCTAAAACACAAGATGCATCGTGGTATCTCTTGGAGGGAAAAGACGCGCCTGAACTAAAGGCGGCTGTAGAGATCGACGTCTTGTACTCAGTGAGCCTGGCAGTGGAGGCGTCAGGAGGCAGCTTTCTCTTCCCCGTTCTCGGAATACGTCGAGACACGGCAGAGATTATATTGGCCCTCTCCCCAAAGCAAGCATCCAGGATCAAAGTTCCGCAGGCCTTTACTCTTCCTGCACCCAACTCGGTAGATTACCTTCAGCTATTCTATACAGAGCTACTTGCCCGTGCTTCCATCAAGGATATCTCGGCGGGAACGCTTGTCATTGTATTGCAACCGACTATCATGTTTAGTCGCGCGCTGGAGCGCATTGCTACAGATAAAGGGGCAAGAGTCCTCTATCTAGCAGCTGAACCCGGTTTGGGATGGCACTACATCCACCCCAAGGCTACCAAAGCAGAGATCCAGAACTGGGTTGCCTTGAATATCGGAGCCATTCCTCCATCGGATATTTTGCTTCTAGACATCGGCGCGGACAGCACCCTCTCTGCAAGTCTGCGCGAATACTTGCCGGCAGAGGTTACGAAAGTGAGGGCCGGTACCCTCCTCACCTCCGCTTCGCCACGGATTACCTCGGGCCTTCTGGAGCGAGACATCAGACCTATCCTTTTGGATGTCAAGTATTCGCTGTGGCCGGCTCAGCAAGTCATGGAGACTAGTCAAGGGTGCCAGGAGTTAGAACTCGTCTCCTTGGACGACCTGCCTACCAGGAATCATGTCGCCAGCCGCCTATGCGTGATCCGTTGGCCACCTGAGTCCAGCACCGTTACTGTTCGAGTCCAACCTATCGATATGATAATCAAATTCAGGAGCGACAGGACATATTGGCTTGTCGGCTTGACCGGGGGTCTCGGACTCTCACTCTGCGAGTGGATGGCTAAACATGGAGCTCGACACGTCGTCATTTCCAGCCGGAATCCCAAGGTAGACCGGGGCTGGTTGAAGAAAATGCAAAACATAGGCATGAAAGTTGAAGGTATATCCAAGTACGTACAGTGAAACCCGTAGCTCTGGGACAGAGTTCCCCGCCAATTTCGGTATTTACTACGCAGTGCTAATCTCAAGTATTCTAGCAATATCTACGATCGAGAATCCGTCCGATTCATCTATAATCGAATCTGCCAGACGATGCCTCCTATCGCGGGTGTCGCCCAAGGGGCCATGGTACTCCATGATACTGTATTCTCCGACCTGGACATGGAACGATTCAAGAAAGTCACGCAGCCCAAGGTCGAAGGAAGCATCTATCTAGAAGAGATATTCCACGATATTAATCTCGActtctttgtcttcttctcatccaTGGCTTGCGTGACTGGCAACCCGGGCCAGTCGGcctacgccgccgccaacatgTTCATGTCGGGACTGGCGGCTCAACGCAGGCGTAGAGGTCTCAATGCATCTGTAGTACATATGGGCGCCATCTTCGGCAACGGCTACGTGACACGAGAGTTAACCCTGGCGCAGCAGGAGTTTCTCCGAAAGGTCGGTAACCTGTGGCTCTCAGAGCAAGATTTCCGACAAATCTTTGCCGAGGCGGTCTTTGCGAGTCAACCCCAGAACGGGGGGTCTTCAGAGCTCTCTACCGGCTTGATGATGATCGATAACGGCGATGACTTCAAGAGGAATATCACATGGTTCTATAATCCGATGTTCCAGCACTGTATCAAGGAAATTGAAGACGATGAGTCGGCTGGCGACGGCCGGAAGGACCAGCGCATTCCAGTCAAAACGCAGCTTCAGCAAGCAGTCAATGCGGCTGAAGTACGCGAAATAGTCCACGGTAAAATCCTATTTTCCATTTCATGATCCGAGTTTTATTACTTACATACATCTCAGATGCCTTTGCTGCCAAGCTACGCTTAAGCTTGCAAGTTGAAGAAGGTCGGCCTATTGTAGATCTCACAGCTGACACCCTGGGCATTGACTCCCTCTTCGCTGTCGACATTCGTTCTTGGTTCATCAAAGAACTTCAGGTAGAGATCCCAGTTCTCAAGATACTAAGTGGAGCAACAGTCGGCGATATTCTTGATACCGCGCAACAGCTGCTGTCCAAGGAATTGACGCCTTGTCTGGATCCAAACGACAAGGCTGaagcgaagaagaaaaagccaAACGATACGAGCTCAGTCAACGTTGAAACAGTGAAAAAACCCGAAGTTAAGAATTTGACAATCGGTGAAAATGTCAGTAGCCGCGGAGCCGATACCCCGAAAGCAAAAGTCGTCACATTGCCCTCGGTGCAGCGGAATAGTTCACCTAAACTCATGACACTTTCCGAAGACTCGGACAGCCAGTCAATGTCGAGTGAAAACGGCGCGAGAGTCAGTTTTGCAAGTCCCGATATGACCTACACTGGGAAATCCACTCCCTCCTCCAATACATGGTCGGACATTGACATAATTGGGGGCCGATCCCGAGGCTCGGTCTGGTCCATCGACACTGGCGACAGCGAGGTGGCTGTCAGCAAGAAGTCTCCGATTGGATTCGGTCAGTCTCGGATCTGGTTCTTGGAAATGTACCTGCAGAATCCGGCCTCGGCGCTTAATATTACGTTGATGATTGACCTCAATGGCCCCTTAGACGTTGACCGGTTTGAGCGAGCAGTGAAGCTTGTTGGGCAACGCCACGAGGCACTTCGAACTCGATTCGTCACTGGTGACACCTCTAGTCAGGCCTTGCAAGAAGTCCTTCTTAACCCAACGCTTGTTCTGGAGAAACAAGATATCGCCAGCGACGTGGACGCAGAGCAGGCCTATCAAAGCCTCCAACAGTACAGATACAGGTTGGCAGAGGGGGAGAATCTGAGGATCCTACTTCCCAGCAAATCTCGTCAATCCTTCCGCCTTGTTATTGGATATCATCACATCAACATGGATGGCATCAGCTTGGAAGTAGTCCTTCGTGAGCTACAGCTGGCGTATGACTCAAAGAGACTCCCGAGTGCGAGCAGTATTCTCCAGTATCTGAGCTTCTCCGAACAGCAGCACCGAGAGTTTGAATCCGGAAAGTGGAACGATGAAATAGAATTCTGGAGGAACGAATTTAGCGGCCGCGCGCCGTCTGTTCTTCCACTCCTGCCACTGGCCAAGATACGGTCTCGCACGCCGCTCACAGCCTACTCGAGTCACACGGCAGAATTCCGCCTGGATCAGGAGGCACTGACTCGCATTCAGTCTGCCTGTGACGGGCCAAGGGCTACCCTGCTTCAGTTtcacctcgccgtcttctacACCTTGTTATTCCGGCTGGTGGACGTGGAGGATATCTGTATTGGCATTAGCTCTGCAAACAGACAAGAcgctgccatgatgcaaagTGTCGGGATGTACCTGAATCTCTTGCCTCTTGTCCTCAAGTCTCAACCCAACGAAACCTTTGCCAAGACTTTGAAGCTCATTCGCAGCAAGGCAATAGCTGCATTCGCTCACTCTAGGGTTCCCTTCAATGTCATTGTGAACGAGCTGGGTGTCCCTCGCGCAACCACGCACAGCCCGCTGTTCCAGGTCCTGGTCAACTACCGACCGGGTGTATCGGAAAGGAAAGACTTCTGTGACTGCCGCAGCGAAGCGATATCGTTCGAGCAGGGGCAGGCGCCATACGATCTCAGCCTGGACATTATCGAAAATCCCGGAGGAGAGTgccgcatcatcatggcGGGTCAGTCGGCACTGTTTGAGCCTCGAGATGTGCATGAGTTGAAGGACATGTACAAAAATTTGCTGGTCGCGTTTTCACGCAACCCAGCTCTGCGGTTAGCCGCTCCATCACTCTACGATCCAGGAAGCGTCAAGGACTCGCTGAAACTCGGACAAGGTGGGTAAAGCACGGTGGTGGCGTCGTCCAAAGGCATCAACTAATATTTGAACAGGTTCCTTACACGAGTACCAGTGGCCTGACACCATGGTTCATCGCATTGATACGATGGTTGAGCGTTATGGTAGCAAGCCGGCTGTCGTGGACGGCTACGGACACTCGCTGACTTACTCGCACCTGGCGAGAAGGACAAGAGCCATCGCCTCATCGATGAATGACATTGGAAATGGAAGCCGAGTCGGGGTCTACCTTGATGCTGGAGTAGACTGGATCTGCTCACTCCTGGCCATTCTGCGCCACAACGCAGTATATGTGCCACTCGACGCTGCGTCCGGATCGGAGCGACTATTTGCTATTCTCCAAGATAGCAAGCCAGACTTGTTGCTTGTTAACAACTCTACCGACAAGGAGGCGAGGAGACATTTCATGCCGCTGCTCGCGGAAGACCAGCTCCTCAACGTCGACCATGTTTCGACAACGACCACCGACACAGCTCTTAGTAACGCGGCCAAGCCAGATTCCGTCGCCGCGCTCATGTATACTAGTGGTTCTACGGGACTTCCTAAAGGAATCGTGATGAAACACTCGTCTTTCCGGAACAACATTGAGATCATGGCGGAGAAGCTGGGCTATCGCGAGGGTCAGGAAGTTACGCTTCAGCAGAGTTCATTCAACTTTGACATGTCGCTCTGCCAAATCTTCCTAGCACTGTCAACGGGCGGTACACTCCAAGTTGTACCAAGACATCTTCGGGCAGATCCTGCATCTATCTCTTCACTCATCTCAAGCTGCCACATCACTTCCACGACATCAACGCCCTCCGAGCTCATCAGCTGGATTCGATATGGCAACATGCAGGAGCTGCGCAAGTCAAATTGGAGAACCGTCCAAAGTGGCGGTGAGGCTGTCCGAGACAGTCTTCAAACTGCTTTCCGGGAGCTTAACAAGCCAGGATTGCGCCTGGTGGACTGCTACGGTCCGACCGAGATCACCTTCTGCTCTCACAGCAGAGAAGTGGACTATCAGGCGGAAGGCACAAGTTCAAATACAGGACTCGATGTCTTACCCAACTACTCTACCTATATCGTAGATGCTAACATGAAAGCTGTTCCCGCTGGTGTCCCTGGCGAAATCCTCATCGGAGGAGCTGGCGTCGTCGCTGGCTACCTGCACGCTGAGACGGACGCACGAGGTTTTGCGCAAGATAGCTTCGCTTCTCCCGAGTTTCGCAAACTTGGTTGGACGCGGCTCCATCGGACGCGCGACTTTGGTCGCATCAGCAGGGTCGATGGCCGCCTGTTGCTCGAGGGACGCATCACCGACGACACCCAGGTCAAGCTCCGGGGGCTTCGGATCGATTTACGAGAGATTGAGTCGGCCATTATCCACGCCGCCAAGGGGAGCATCATTGATTGTGCTGTGGGCATCCGGCAGTCTGAAACTGCAACAGCCGAATACTTGGTTGCCTTTGCCACCACTGCCTCGGCCGCAAACATAGAACATCTCAATCAGATCGTCCACCAGCTCCCCTTGCCGCAGTATATGCAGCCGGCGGCACTGGTTCGCTTGGACACGATGCCTACCAACGCTTCCGGCAAGATTGACCGATCTGCGCTCAAGTCTATCCCACTTCCCGAAACAGGCCGAGTGAATGCATCGGAACATCAGAGTTCTGGTGGCGAGACTTTGAGTCGCACCGAGTTGCGGCTAAAGCAATTATGGGAGGGTGTCCTCCCTGCGGAGATTACGGCCCAACATCAAATTAGCACCACGTCCGATTTCTTCCATGTGGGTGGCAGCTCGATGATTCTCATCAGTCTGCGAGCGGATATTCAAGATGCTTTCAGCGTGACGGTCTCGCTTTTCCAGCTTTTCGATGCTAGTACTCTGGGAAGCATGGCAGTTCTCGTCGATAGTCTTTCCAGTAGTGGCGGCGATAAAGTTGTGCTAGAACAAAGTGGTGAGCTGGATTGCAACTGGGACAATGAGACTGCCATCTCAGAATCtttgctgcatgtgccagTAAATAAGCGGTTCTTCACCAACCCCGAAGTCGTTGTTCTTACGGGGTCAACCGGCTTCCTAGGACAGGCGATCCTAACGCGTCTCCTTGAGGACGGAGTTGTTCAAAAGATACACTGTCTTGCCGTCCGCCATGATATTCCGCTATTCAACTCGCCGAAAATCGTCGTCCACAGGGGAGATCTGGGACTGCCGGGATTTGGCCTATCTGAGGAGGTGCTTTCCACAATATTTTCCGAGGCTCACGCTATTATTCACAACGGCGCAGATGTGTCGTTCGTCAAGTCCTACCACAGCCTCAAGCCTGTCAATGTCGAAGCAACCAAGGAACTCGTTCGCCTGAGCGTCCCGCATCAGACATCGTTTCACTACATCTCCAcggccgccgttgccaatCTTACTGGGCAAGGTAGTTGGGAGCAACGATCTGTCAGCGGATTCACACCACCTGCTGGAACAGATGGATATCTTGCCACGAAATGGGTTTCAGAGCGGTATCTGGAAAAGGTCAATGACCAGTGTGAGCTGCCGATTTGGATTCACCGCCCCTCTTCCATAACAGGCCCAGGGGCGCCTGCTACGGATCTCATGGGCAATCTCGTCCAGTTTTCGCGGAAGATGGCAGCTATTCCGAACACAAGCCTATGGCGCGGGTGGCTAGACTTTATTTCCGTGGATCGCGCCGCAATGCAGATTGTCGACGAGGTGTACGAGGACTACTCGTGGCCTGGCCATGTGAAATACTTATATGAGTCGGGTGAGGAGGTGGTTCCACTCTCCGACATGAAGGGTGTGATGGAGAGAGAGCACGGTTCTGTCTTTCAGACGGTCTTGATGAAAGAATGGGTAGAGAGGGCAGAGGAGGAAGGCTTGAATCCATTGTTAGGGGAGTATCTCAACAGTGCGTCTGCCACGCCACTTGTCTTTCCTAGGCTGGTGCGACACGAGAGTTTCTTCTAGGCCGTAGTGTAGAGTTTTGGTATTATGAGCTTACAAAATATGAGCTATTCAAGTGCAatgtttcctttttctttttttgtagATTTCGAAACCAAAAGTTTACAAGCCTATATAGTCTCGCAACAAATTATTATATGCTTGAGAAATGCCATGATTGGGACTCTCGACAGCTACAATAAAAAGAGCAAGGAAACACACAAAAATGAGAGCTACAAAATTCGAGAGACTCACAATGCTAGGTAATATAGAACCTAGTTGTTAGGTACTATATATTGTGATGGAACTTGCTTCTATCCAATTCTGGCTGACAGATCTTAAAGTCTTGGCGCATAAAATGCACAATTCAACTCTGCCTAGGTGACATGGAGCTCAGGAGGCTCCATCACTGCCCTCCCTCCCGTCTCTATACTTTTGATTGAATTCACTGACGAGTTCCTCAGTCGACAGCCACAATTCCTTTGCCAAAACAGCGCTATGAGTGGCCGGGTGACCCCTAATGACCCTGTGGCTCCTGTTGATGAACTGTCCCTTGAAGTACCTCTCTTGTTCCCGAACTTCAGGAGACACGGCAGCGAACAATACCGGCTTAGGTCCCGTGATCTCGTTGTAACTCTTGAGCCAGAAAATCGGGTAGAGGGACCACGGCACCGCGCGCCACGTGCCAGGCGTCCACACCGTCCCAGGACACACTGATACAACAAGTATAGGTACGCCCTCCTTGTCATAACGGGCTTGCAGCTCAGAGGCTTGCAAATTCAAGGCCATTTTGGACACGCTATATCTCTTCATACAAGCCATGAAGCcgtcgtccttggccagtGACTGGCCGCTTGGATACACCAAGTCGCCGCCATGAGGGTTGGAGAAGTCTGGGCGGTAGTCTTCAGGGTGAGAGAATGAAGGAGCACCCGAGCTCACCTACTCCCGGCATGTTGGACGCATCAGCTTTCAGTTTATGCCGTTGAGTTGGAGGACGGAGAAGGAACAGCGCAATGCATACCATGACAATACGGACGTCCGagtccttctccttggcaGCAGCTCTGAGCAGCGGTTGAAGTTGTTGCGTCAGGGAAAAAACACCCACGTGGCTGATCAAGGTTAGCAAGAATTGATGCAAGTTGATGCTGCCTTACTTGGTCTGCATGGTGACCTGGACGCCGGGGTCAACTATTTTGGCCGGTTCTGTTCCTTCGTGAGCAGCATTGTTGATGAGGATATGCAGCCTCGGCTCCGTCTCGCGGAGCTTGTCGCAGCCAACGTGAATGCTCTTCATgtcggccatgtccatgtgcAGCCAGGTAATTTGGCCCGGTCGCACGCTGGGGTTCTCTTGGTACATCTTGTTGCAGGCTGCTTCAGCTCTTTCGGTAGAGCGAGCCCCGAAATACACTTtggcgccggccttggcaagGAAGACTACGCTTTGGTAGCCGATACCGCCGCTACATGTTGAGGTCAGTGGCATTGGAATTCGCGAATATGCTATTGTAGCCTCCTCTCCACGACAAGGTACTTACTTGCCGCCTGTTACCAGGGCGATTTTCCCCTGCAAGTTTGGCATGTGCTGTCTATGATCCCACGACGACATGTTGACTTGAATAGTTGGTTTGACGCCCGTTTAACTGtaaaagaaacaagacaaaaatgTAGCGAATGGCTGTGTAAATATGAATAGGACATTGAATCGTGGGGTAGTTAATCAGTCTCGGTTCAGCACAAAATGCGTGTATAGGCTGATACTTTTAATGTTGTTACCCCCCCGGCCTCGGTTCCCCCTACCAACTCAGTTTTGACACATCGCGGAACACCCTTGCAAAGGGATAAAAGGGATTTGAATGCATTGGCTTGATGTTGTCCAAGTGCTAGAGTTCTTCGGACTCGGATTCGGACTGTCGGAGTCGGCGTAGACTCCTTTATCACCGACCTTGATATCAAATCGGACTATAAAGGCTTCCAGGAAGCTCTGTATAGGGTGTGATCGGCCGGCTGTAGTAAATATCCATATCATGTAGTAACTTGTTAAGATCCACAAATGAGGGTAGACAGCGGGAAGTCAGAGCTGGCAGTCAAGCAGGCCGGACACCT is a genomic window containing:
- the ccsA_2 gene encoding Polyketide synthase-nonribosomal peptide synthetase, whose translation is MATVGEPIAIIGIGCRFPGQCDNPSKLWDLLQKPRDLLKEIPDSRFSTGAFYHPKNFHHGTSNVRHSYLLEEDLRSFDAQFFGINLVEAHSIDPQQRLLLETVYESLEAAGLSVKGLQGSDTAVYVGVMSADFTDMIGRDTEMFRTSFATGTARSILSNRLSYFFDWHGPSMTIDTACSSSLIAMHQAVQTLRGGESSVAVVAGSNLILGPEQYIAESKLQMLSPTGRSRMWDADADGYARGEGVAAIVLKTLSQAIVDGDHIECVIRETGLNQDGRTPGITMPSATAQEALIRATYAKAGLDLGQRADRPQYFEAHGTGTPAGDPVEAEAISNAFFGPQSHFKPSDADDTLFVGSIKTVVGHTEGTAGLAAVIKSLLALRAGVIPPNMLLNKVNPKVEPFYGNVQILSAARKWPKLAKGGVRRVSVNSFGFGGANCHAILESFEPDETRRGQSSDCGSSCFTPFLFSAASESALTETLERYRDYLAPGNSGATVRLGDLSWTLSNRRSTLPWRAVITASSDVEELAGKLEKGTEFTSEPSNYSSVRTRGRKPRILAIFTGQGAQWPRMGAELVEKSPAASSILARLDKSLQSLDRRDRPTWSLREQLLAGADSSVGTASVSQPVCTAVQIILVDMLRAAGIDFSAVVGHSSGEICAAYAAGYLSSEDAIRVAYYRGLHMKSVTQDGAMLAVGTSYEDAKELCELPAFEGRVCVAASNSPASVTLSGDAEAIDNIKMILDEEKKFTRHLKVDRAYHSHHMKACSKPYVTSLQRCAIQQLCPADRSKCRWVSSVFTCDITDIASEESLKGKYWAQNLTKPVMFSEALQVLLGGGQEREVYDLAIEIGPHPALRGPVSQTVQECLGGESIPYTSMLSRGEDGVESFSKGLGYIWRTWGEGAVDFAAYNCFMNDEQRKAGLQKPVPIKGLPSYPWDHNRTFWHESRLSRAFRTAKDQPNELLGRQILDGSPDQRRWRNVLKRGEIDWLDGHQVQGQTVFPCAGYVSACVEASMKIRSDACVRSIELRNFVLGQAVVFNDNDSGVETLIVLDSITESEEQGCRVASAKFSFYSSSNSEVLDMTRHANCDVSVTYGDRAAHLLPPKSKEDEEHAMLNIEADRFYNVLEQLGFGYSGPFRALTRLKRKLGKAMGYIQNTANVQASQMALLIHPATLDAGIQSIMLACCYPGDSMMRSIYLPTSISRLIIDPEHCRAFAGEATEVLFDSTASIGDSGSLSGDVSIYSPEGFAHKAIQLEGLQTQPLFHPTESNDLNIFTELVWGVAQPDSQDILDKIDVQELDAELLFSLERVAYFYLQSLDKAIPRSARKNLEWHYTRLFAYVDHVLSKVDCGANRFAKKEWQLDTHEVILEIFDRYPDNIDLKLMRAVGDNMPAVVRGETTMLEHMLQDNKLNDFYVIAHGMPRYTAYLAAFTSQIGHRYPHMHVLEVGAGTGGATKSFLGALGDKFSTYTFTDISSGFFEKARDEFALHSSKMSFKVLDIEKDIEGQGFTEGSYDVIIASLVLHVTRNLDETLRNVRRLLKPGGYLLLLEITENDQMRFGLLFGGLQGWWLGYDDGRALSPCIGLEEWSTILKRTGFSGIYTAMPHDENLPVPLSVIVTQATDDRVQLLKQPLQQQETPSKIVPQLTIIGGAALATDLRQSLGPCCGSIKLMKSLDVLTPGDLPVGGTVLCLTDIEEPVFKSMDQDKLRRFQEVYKQSTNVLWVTRGVRSGDPFSRMVVGFGRTIVLEMPHLRLQFLDLDTAVSPDPTAIAESLLCFQMAGSWENDGVISTLTHSVEPELYLDKGGRFYIPRFKLSKSRNNRYSSGRRDITKQIDIRQHIVELVPPKTQDASWYLLEGKDAPELKAAVEIDVLYSVSLAVEASGGSFLFPVLGIRRDTAEIILALSPKQASRIKVPQAFTLPAPNSVDYLQLFYTELLARASIKDISAGTLVIVLQPTIMFSRALERIATDKGARVLYLAAEPGLGWHYIHPKATKAEIQNWVALNIGAIPPSDILLLDIGADSTLSASLREYLPAEVTKVRAGTLLTSASPRITSGLLERDIRPILLDVKYSLWPAQQVMETSQGCQELELVSLDDLPTRNHVASRLCVIRWPPESSTVTVRVQPIDMIIKFRSDRTYWLVGLTGGLGLSLCEWMAKHGARHVVISSRNPKVDRGWLKKMQNIGMKVEGISNNIYDRESVRFIYNRICQTMPPIAGVAQGAMVLHDTVFSDLDMERFKKVTQPKVEGSIYLEEIFHDINLDFFVFFSSMACVTGNPGQSAYAAANMFMSGLAAQRRRRGLNASVVHMGAIFGNGYVTRELTLAQQEFLRKVGNLWLSEQDFRQIFAEAVFASQPQNGGSSELSTGLMMIDNGDDFKRNITWFYNPMFQHCIKEIEDDESAGDGRKDQRIPVKTQLQQAVNAAEVREIVHDAFAAKLRLSLQVEEGRPIVDLTADTLGIDSLFAVDIRSWFIKELQVEIPVLKILSGATVGDILDTAQQLLSKELTPCLDPNDKAEAKKKKPNDTSSVNVETVKKPEVKNLTIGENVSSRGADTPKAKVVTLPSVQRNSSPKLMTLSEDSDSQSMSSENGARVSFASPDMTYTGKSTPSSNTWSDIDIIGGRSRGSVWSIDTGDSEVAVSKKSPIGFGQSRIWFLEMYLQNPASALNITLMIDLNGPLDVDRFERAVKLVGQRHEALRTRFVTGDTSSQALQEVLLNPTLVLEKQDIASDVDAEQAYQSLQQYRYRLAEGENLRILLPSKSRQSFRLVIGYHHINMDGISLEVVLRELQLAYDSKRLPSASSILQYLSFSEQQHREFESGKWNDEIEFWRNEFSGRAPSVLPLLPLAKIRSRTPLTAYSSHTAEFRLDQEALTRIQSACDGPRATLLQFHLAVFYTLLFRLVDVEDICIGISSANRQDAAMMQSVGMYLNLLPLVLKSQPNETFAKTLKLIRSKAIAAFAHSRVPFNVIVNELGVPRATTHSPLFQVLVNYRPGVSERKDFCDCRSEAISFEQGQAPYDLSLDIIENPGGECRIIMAGQSALFEPRDVHELKDMYKNLLVAFSRNPALRLAAPSLYDPGSVKDSLKLGQGSLHEYQWPDTMVHRIDTMVERYGSKPAVVDGYGHSLTYSHLARRTRAIASSMNDIGNGSRVGVYLDAGVDWICSLLAILRHNAVYVPLDAASGSERLFAILQDSKPDLLLVNNSTDKEARRHFMPLLAEDQLLNVDHVSTTTTDTALSNAAKPDSVAALMYTSGSTGLPKGIVMKHSSFRNNIEIMAEKLGYREGQEVTLQQSSFNFDMSLCQIFLALSTGGTLQVVPRHLRADPASISSLISSCHITSTTSTPSELISWIRYGNMQELRKSNWRTVQSGGEAVRDSLQTAFRELNKPGLRLVDCYGPTEITFCSHSREVDYQAEGTSSNTGLDVLPNYSTYIVDANMKAVPAGVPGEILIGGAGVVAGYLHAETDARGFAQDSFASPEFRKLGWTRLHRTRDFGRISRVDGRLLLEGRITDDTQVKLRGLRIDLREIESAIIHAAKGSIIDCAVGIRQSETATAEYLVAFATTASAANIEHLNQIVHQLPLPQYMQPAALVRLDTMPTNASGKIDRSALKSIPLPETGRVNASEHQSSGGETLSRTELRLKQLWEGVLPAEITAQHQISTTSDFFHVGGSSMILISLRADIQDAFSVTVSLFQLFDASTLGSMAVLVDSLSSSGGDKVVLEQSGELDCNWDNETAISESLLHVPVNKRFFTNPEVVVLTGSTGFLGQAILTRLLEDGVVQKIHCLAVRHDIPLFNSPKIVVHRGDLGLPGFGLSEEVLSTIFSEAHAIIHNGADVSFVKSYHSLKPVNVEATKELVRLSVPHQTSFHYISTAAVANLTGQGSWEQRSVSGFTPPAGTDGYLATKWVSERYLEKVNDQCELPIWIHRPSSITGPGAPATDLMGNLVQFSRKMAAIPNTSLWRGWLDFISVDRAAMQIVDEVYEDYSWPGHVKYLYESGEEVVPLSDMKGVMEREHGSVFQTVLMKEWVERAEEEGLNPLLGEYLNSASATPLVFPRLVRHESFF